The nucleotide window TCTACCAGTGCCTCAATCCTGGCTAGAGTATCCCCTTCACTTGCTTGCATGGGTTAGTTTGCCTTCCTTTTTGGCTTCTTCAATAGCGTCCTCAACCAGAATCTCAATCAGGTTGTTAAGGCTTCTGCGCTCAACCTTGGCTAAGCGCTCAAGCTCCTTCTTAAGGTCTTCTTTGAGATAAATAGATGTCCGAATCTTTTCTGTTGCCATATTGTCAGCCATGACTACATCCTTAATCATAATTACGACTTAGAGTTTAAGGATAACACAAAAGTAGTTATTAATAGTTTATATTAAACAATAGTAGCACTACCATGAGTTTGCACACATAAAGAGAGAGCGTCCGCCGACCAAAATAAACGCTCTCTTACCCCTTACAGGAGGAACCCCAAAGCCTGGGGTATGCCACTGACAATCAAAAGCAAGGAGCAGGATACCAAATTCTTATTAAGAATACTGGTAACTCTGGTAACCACACCCCTCAAACTCCCTTGCCACAAAGCTTAGAGGCGGTTACCGGCCCCCCAGAAACAGATCAGACGAGGTGGCCAGGGTAATGGCCAGGATTCTCAGCGAATGCCATCAAAGGCATTCTTGAACCGCAACCCCGACGATCGCCTGATGCCGTTATTCAATCAATTGGCACAAACAGTTGACCAGTTAGAGTCTGAGATTGCTACTTCGGAGAGTTAAGCTCTCAGAGCCATCTTGCCCCGTCTGCATGCCGCCTTAGGGTGAACTCATGTAGGTCAGGTAAAATTGGGACTACTATTTATGCCTGATGACGAAAAAATATTCTCTAGCTATTTAGTTCTAACCTACTCTA belongs to Neosynechococcus sphagnicola sy1 and includes:
- a CDS encoding ribbon-helix-helix domain-containing protein; its protein translation is MADNMATEKIRTSIYLKEDLKKELERLAKVERRSLNNLIEILVEDAIEEAKKEGKLTHASK